The Salinirubellus salinus genome segment CTGGGACGACTTCGCCGACCGGGTGGGCTACCACGCCCCCGGCCTCCCCGAGGACTGGAAGGAGCGTGACCTCCACCCCGACCTCTCCTCGTGGGGACAGGTCTCGGCGATCAACGCGGGCCTGACCGAGCTCGGCCAGGTCGTCTCCGACGTGCTGAAAGAGGAGTACATCGAGTGGGAGTCGGCCTTCGAGGCGCCGGACGACCTCCCGGAGTTCGAGTAGGGCGAGGACCCGAGTGTGCGAAGCGAACGAGGGTCCTCGAGATCGTGAGCGGGAGCGACCGGAGGGAGCGACACGCGAGGCGAGTGTGCGAAGCGAACGAGGGTCCTCCAGGGTCACCGGCATCCGTCACGGCGTTCGAGACAGTCCCAGTGCCGTGATTGGCGCGCGCCCACTCGGGATTCTTCAGCGACCGTGGGCTATCCACCTCCAGTGATTCGACGTGTTCGAAACGATACTGGTCGCGGTAGACGGTAGCGAACGGGCAGAACGAGCCGCGGACCTGGCGGTCGGACTCGGCGCGGAACACGGCGCGACGGTCCACGGCGTCTACGTGGTCGACACGGGCCTGCTCGGTGAGCCGGCGCTCTCCTCGGCGGAGCTCTCGGTCGACGCCGTCGAGGACTTCGGGCACGAGGTCCTCGATGACGTGGCGTCGACCGCCGCCGAGCGGGACGTGGAGTTCGTCACCCGCGTCTGCCACGGCATCCCGAAAGAGGAGATACTGGACTACGCCGAGGAGATCGACGCCGATCTCGTCGTGGTCGGCGCGTTCGGCAACAACCCCGGTCACCGGACCGGGAGCGTCGCCGAGCACGTGGTGAAGAACGCGCCCCGGCGCGTGCTGAAGGTCTGACCCGGGTGCGGCAGCGAACGCGAGCGTAGCCTTTTGTCCGGTGGCCGGCAACGTACCGTATGCCGGAACACCCGCTGAAACAGCGGTTCGTCCTCGACACCTCCCTGTTCCTCACCGACGAGATACGCGAGGACGGAGAGTCGCTGGCCGACGCCCTGGAGCGGTTCCTCGATCTGCTCGCCGAGGCGAAGCTCGAACTCAACATCTCCTGTTACATCCCGCCCTCGGTGTACGAGGAACTGACCGGGATGCTCGCCGACCGGTCGGTGCCAGAGGCCACCGTCTCGAAGTTGAACACCTGGCTCATCAAGAAGCACCCCGACCGCTACGGCGTGACCGTCCCCGCCGACGTGGTCTACGAGTACATCGACGAGATGACCGGTCGTGTCAACCGGGGCCTCCGCGTCTCCGAGCGCGCGGTCCGTCGGGCGGAGGACTCGATGGCCGACGCCGCCGAGGGAGACGAGAGTCCCATCTCCGCCGTCGACCGGGTGGTCTCCGAGCTGCGCGACGAGTACCGGGACGCGCTCCGCGGGGGCATCCTCGACTCGCGCGAGGACTTCGACCTGCTGGTGCTGGCCCGCGAACTGGAGGCTGGCGTCGTCACGGAGGACCAGGGCATCGTCGACTGGGCCGAGGCGTTCGGCCTGCGGTACATCCGCGGCCGTGACTTTCCGACGCTACTGGACGAGTACCTGAGTGCGAGCGTCGACCGGCGGTATCCGGAGTGATGACTCGGCGGTTGTAGAAACGGGACGAGAGCCCGCGAATGGAACCCGGACGGGAGACGTTTTCCACAGCCCGTACGGCACTTCCGGCACCGGCCGTTCGTACTGCGCCGGGTTCTCGAACGCCCCTCACGCGGCGTCCGGTACTTCGCCTTCTCGCCAGTCCGTCGCGACGGACGGGTCCTGGGCTGCTGCGGTTCTCCTTCGGAGCGTTGACCTCGTCGCCCTGTTACGGGCCCTTCGGTTGTTGCCCCCAACCGGAACCGTACTCCCTTGAAGGGTTTCTTGCTCCGGTCGTCCGGTGTGTTCTCGCGGCTCCCGCCGCACACCGTGGTATGTCACGACACATCATAAACGTTGCGCCTACAGGTGCTCGACCACCGACTCCCCCGGCGGTCGGACCCGGATGGGTTCGCTCCCGACGAGCAGGCCGCGTGCCTCCTCCAGTTTCTCCTCGTGTTCGGCGTAGACGGTGAGCAGCGCGTCGCCCTCGGCCACCTCCTCCCCGAGCCGCCGCTGGAGTTCGAGGCCCGCGCCGGCGTCGCGGGGCGCACCCGCCCGGCGGGCCACCTCCGAGACGAGGCCGTTGTCGACGTGGCTGACGACGCCCGGCCGGCGCGCCTCGAGGGTGTGAGTGTGCTCGCCCGGCGTCAGGTCAGCCAGCGACACGTCCCGGTCGCCCCCCTGGGCCGCGACGATGTCGCGGAACGCCCGCTCTGCGGCCCCCGACTCGAGCAGTTCGTCCGCGTCCGCGTTGACGCCGCAGGCGTCCAGCAACAGCCCCGCGAGCCGCACGCTCTTCTGTCGCAGGTCCTCCGGGCCGTCGCCCGACAGCACCGCGAGGACGTCGCGCGCCTCCAGCACCGGCCCGATGCCGCGGCCGATGGGCGCGTTCCCCCGCGTGATGGCGCAGGTGAGGTGGAGCCCGAGGTGGTCGGCCACCTTCTTGAACTCCTCGGCGAGTTCCCGCGCCTCCTCCAGTGACCCGGTCTTCGCGTCCTCGCCGTACGGCACGTCGAGGACGACGTGGGTCGACCCGGCCGAGCGCTTCTTCGAGAGGACGCTCGCGACGAGCTGGCCCTGCGGGTCGAGTGAGAGGGGGTACTCCGCCCGGATGATGCGGTCGTCGGCCGGCGAGAGGTCGACCCCGCCACCCCAGACGAGACAGCCACCCGCCTCGTCGACGATGCGCCGGATGCCGTCGGCGTCGAACGACACGTTACAGAACACCTCCATCGTGTCCGCGGTGCCGGCGGGCGAGGTGATGGCCCGCGAGGACGTCTTGGGCACCGTCACGCCCGCGGCGACGACGATGGGGACGAGGACGGGCGTGACGCGGTTGCCCGCCACGCCGCCGATGGAGTGCTTGTCCGCCACCACGTCCGTGTCCCACGAGAGGCGGTCGCCCGCCCCGGTCATTGCCTCGGTCAGCGCGAGCGTCTCCGCCGAGGAGAACCCGCGGGTGTAGACGGCGGTGACGTACGCCGAGAGTTCGATGTCCGAGAGCCGGTCCTCCGTGATGTCCTCGGCGATCCGTCGGACCTCGGTGGGTTCGAGTTCGATGCCGTCGAGTTTCTTGCGGACGTACTGGACCGACCGGGGCCGCGGCGCGAGCGTCACCTCCACCATCCCGTCGAGGTGCCCGACCCGCTCGGTGGCGCCGAGTTCGCCCGGTGGTACCAGTTCCTCTGTCACCTCGACGATGCAGACCACCGACCGGCCGTTCCAGCGGACCTGGACGCGGTCCAGCGGGTTGACGCCGAGTTCCCGCGCGTCGGCCGCGTTCAACACGACCGTCGGTGACCGCGTCACGAGGTCGATCGCCTCCGCGTGGAGTTCCATACCCGCTGTCGGGCGTGGGGGTACGTGACTATTGTGCCGCCGTCCCGGTGTCCCGTGCCCACCGCCGGGACAGCACGGCCGAGGCGACGAAGCCGGGGACGGCGAGCACCAGCGCCCCGCCGATGAGCCCCCAGTCGGCCAGCGAGAGCGGCACCGTCCCGAACGGCCCCGAGAGCGGCGTGTAGAGCACCGTCAGGTGCAGGAGGAACGAGACGACGACGGCCACCTCGAGCCACCGGTTCGTCCCTGGCAGAGTCCCGCGCGCCCACCGGACGACGTAGAGTTTCGTGAACTCGAAGACGACGAACGCGGTGAACACCATCGTCACGGCGTACTCGGTGGCGGTGGGCGCCCCGTCCAGCGTCAGGAACGTCAGGCCGAGGAGGACGACGGTGGTGGTGAGCGCCACACCCCCGCCCACCCGGAGGAGGCCGCCGTCGATGACCCCCTTCTCCGTGTCCCGCGGCGGCCGCTCCATCACGTCCTCGCTGGCGGGGTCCGCGCCGATGGCGAGCGCCGGGAGGCCGTCTGTCAGGAGGTTGATCCAGAGCAACTGGACCGCCGGCAAGATGAGGTAGCCCGCGAGCGACGCCAGCAGGACGAGGAGGACCTCCGCGAGGTTCGCCGAGAGCAGGTAGGCGACGAACTTCCAGACGTTGTCGAAGATGGTCCGTCCCCGTCGGACCGCGTTGCGGATGGTGGCGTAGTTGTCGTCCAGCAACACCACGTCGCTGGCCTCTCTGGCCACGTCGGTCCCGCGGATACCCATCCCGATGCCCACGTCGGCCCGGCGGAGCGCGGGCGCGTCGTTCACGCCGTCGCCGGTCATCGCCACCGCGTGGCCGTTCTCCTGCAGCGCCTCGAGCAATCGCACCTTCCCGCTGGGCGTGACGCGGGCGAACACGTCGACGGACTCGACGCGCTCGGCGAGCGTGGCGTCGTCCATCCCGTCGACCTCGCTGCCGGTCAGCACCTCGCCGCCGATACCGACCTGTTCGGCGATGGCCGCCGCCGTACCGGGGTGGTCACCGGTTATCATCTTCACCGCCACGCCCGCGTGCTTGGTGTCCTCGATGGCCTCGGCCACCTCCTCGCGCGGCGGGTCGAGCATCCCCACCAGTCCCAGCAGTGTCAGCGAGGACTCCGGGTTCGCCGGGTCCGACCCCTCGGCGACGGCCAGCACCCGGAGCGCCCGGTCGGAGAACGCCTCGACCTGTTCGAGGACCCGGTCACGGGTCGCGTCGTCGAGCGGTTCGTCGCCGTCCGACCCGCGGTAGGCGGTGGCACGGTCGAGCACCGCCCCCGGCCCCCCCTTGACGTAGACGTCCTCGCCGTGGACCGTCGCCATCCGCCGCCGGTCGGCGTCGAATGGCCGCTCGTCGGTCCGGGGTCGGCGCTCGCGAAGCGCCGCCACGTCCATCCCAACGTCCTCGGCGGCGAGGACGAGGGCGCGCTCGGTCGGGTCCCCGTCCTCCACGGTCGCGTCGTTGCAGAGCGCGCCGGCCTCGAGGAGGCCCCGGAGGCGCTCGTCCTCGGCCACGTCGTCGAGTTCGAACGTCTCGTCGGGCACCCACGCCTCGGTCACCCGCATCTCCCCCTCGGTGATGGTGCCCGTCTTGTCGGTACAGACCACGTCGACGGCACCGAGCGCCTCGACCGCGGGGAGTCGACGGACGAGGGCGTTCTCCGCGGCCATCCGGCGGACGCCGAGCGCGAGGGTGAGCGTCACCACTGCCGGTAACCCCTCCGGGACGGCCGCCACGGCCAGCGAGACGGCCGTGAGTGCCGCCTGCACCGTGTCGGTCCCGCCGAGGACGAGCAGGGGGAGCACGACCGCCGCGACGACGAACACGCCGACGGCGAGCCGCCGCCCGAGCTGGTCGAGGTCGGCCTGCAGCGGCGTCTCCTCGTCGGACGACTCGCGCAGCGCGGTGGCGATACCGCCGAGTTCGGTGTCGCTCCCGGTGGCGACTATCACGGCGCGGGCCCGCCCCCGGGCGACGCTCGTCCCCCGGAAGACGAGGTCGGTCCGGTCGGCCAGCGGCGTCTCCGGGTCGAGTGGGTCGGTCGACTTCTCGACGGGGACGGACTCGCCGGTCAGCGACGCCTCCTCCGCCGAGAGCGACTCCGCGGTCACGAGGCGGGCGTCCGCGGGGACGCTGTCGCCAGACTCGAGGACGACCACGTCGCCGGGGACGAGTTCGCGGGCGTCGACCCGTTCGGTCCCGTCGGGGCGACTGACCGTGGCCTCCAGCGCGGCCATCTCCCGCAGCGCCTCCAGCGCCCGCTCGGCCCGGTAGTCCTGGACGAAACCGAACAGGCCGTTGGCGACGAGGATGCCGGCGATGAGGACGGCGTCGATGACGTGGCCCGTCGCGGCCGAGAGCGCCGCCGCGACGACGAGGACGAGCACGAGGACGGAGCGGAACTGGTCTGCCAGCACCGAGAGGGCGCTCCGGCCGTCGGCCGCCGGGAGTTCGTTCGGGCCGTACCGCTCGCGACGCGTCGCCGCCTCCGCGGCCGAGAGGCCGTCCGCGCCGCTGTCGAGTCGGTCGAACGTCTCCTCGACCGAGAGGGCGTGCCAGTCCGTGCCGGTGCTGGTGCCGGCGTCGGTGGGCTGGTCGTCGGTCGTCGTGGCCGCCGCGTCGCTCACGGGGACAGTCGACGACGGGGGGAGACAAAAACAGGTGGGGCGGTCGGAGGGCTGGACCGGGACAGTGGTCGGTCGACTGGCCGGCGGCTGGACGGCGACCTACTCTCTCGGGACGGCGATGTTGCGGACCTCGCCGGTACACTCGGGACACTCCCCGCGGTGACCCGAGACGGTGACCCGGTGGCCACAGTCGTGACACTCGTACGTGGACAGTTCGGGGGTGTAGGGGTCGATTCCGCGCATGTGATAGACAGTCGCAATCGAGCGGATAAAACGGTTGTCCTGCAAGCCATACAGAGAATATAATTCGTTAATACGCCACCGAGTGGACGTTCGTCAAGAAATCACTCGGCGCGGAGGCTGGCGACGAACGTCTCCCGGCGCTCGGAGCCGTGCTCGACGACGAGGCCGGCGGCCTCGGCCATCGCCTCCGCGTCGGCGAGGGCGTACCGCTCGTCACGGGGCGGGCCGGCCTCCCCCCGGCCGTTCGCGGACCAGTCGGCGACGCCGAAGCGGGCGCCCGGCGCGAGGACACGAGCCACCTCTGCCATCGACTCCTCGGTGGCGAACTCGTGGAACGTCATCGTGGTGAACGCGCCGTCGAGGGCGTCGTCGTCGAACGGCAGGTCGGCCACCTCGGCGGTGACGAACGCGACGTTGTCGGGCGCGCCTTTCTCCCGGTAGAACGCGTGCATCTCCTCCTGGACGTCGACGGCGTGGACGGTGTCGACGTACGGCGCCACGTCGTCTGTGTAGAACCCCGTCCCGCTCCCGAAGTCGGCGACGACGTCGTCCTCGCTCGGGTCGAACAGTGCGAGCAGCTCGTCCACCGAGACGTACCGGTAGCGCCCCTCGTCCTCGAGTCGCTCCGCGTGGCCCGCGTCGAACGTGTGGAAACCCATACCCGCCGTAGGATGCGGGGTGACATGAGTCCGGCCATCGGGCCGCGGGTCTACTCGAGCGGCGTCCGGGTGGCCGTCCCCCCGGCGTCGTCGCTCCCCAGCGGTCGCCGGAAGTAGGTCGTCAGCCGCTTCGACGCGAGCGTGGCCGTCTCGAGCGCGTCGTCGACCGGGTCACGCTCGCTCCCGGCGGGCACGTCGAGTTCCCGACGCAGGGCGTACAGCGTGAGCCAGTAGCGCTGTGGCTCCTCGGACGGCGGGGGACAGGGACCGACGTACCCGACCCTGCCGGTACCGTTCTGGCCCTGGACGCCACCGTCGAGTTCGGGCGGCGACGAGTCGGTCGGCACCGCCTCCGGGACGCGGTCGGTGTCCGCCGGGAGGTTCCACGCCACCCAGTGGGTGAACGTGCCACCGACGCTGTTCGGGTACTCGAAGACGAGCGCCAGCGCCTCCGTCGGCGGCGGGACGCTGGTGATCTCGATCGGCGGCGAGACGCCGACGCCGTCGTCGGCCTCGCAGGTGTAGCGGGTCGGGACCGTCTCGGCGGCCGTCGGGAGGGAGAACTCGAGCAGGTCCGGGGTGGTCGGCCCGCCGGCGTCGGCACACCCGGCGAGACCGAGTGAGCCGCCGGTGCCGAGTGCCGCGAGCAGGGACCGTCGACGTACCATCGCCCGACGTAGGGCCGCCCCGGTAAAAGTGCCACCGGCCGCGGCGTTCAATACCCCCGGCGACCCAGAGGGGGTATGACCGTCGAGATCGTGCCGCCCACCGAGCGGGCGTGCACCCGCTGTGGCCGCCGGGACGTCTGGGACGCGGAGACGGAGAACTGGGTCATCGAGACCGTCGACGGGGAGCGTCGAGTCGGCCGGCCCCACTGCGTCCACGAGTGGGACATCAACGGCTCGTACAACCCCGTCCGCCGCACCGCGTAGGATGCCGACCGCGTACGTCACCGCCCCGCCCGAGGCGGCCGCGGACATCGCGCGGACGCTCGTCGAGGAGCGTCTCGCGGCCTGCGTGAACCGGGTCGACTGCGACTCGACCTACCGCTGGGAGGGCGAGGTACACGAGGAGCGCGAGGTGGTGTTGCTCTGCAAGACGACCGACGCGGGGTACGACGCGCTGGCCGAGCGGGTCGTCGACCTCCACCCGTACGACGTGCCCTGCGTCGAACGCTTCGAGGAGGACGACGTGTTCGCGCCGTTCGCCGCGTGGCGGGCGGACGTGGTCGGCCCCGAGTGATCGGTCTCGAGTCGCCCTCGTCTCAGAACGGCGTCGGGATCGTGTTCTGGGTCAACACCCCGGCCACGTCGAGGACCGCGAGGAGGAACGACGTGAGGAGGATGGCCACCATCGGCGGGTCGAGGTGGGTGTCGGCGTGCGCGTAGAGCACGCGCTGGGCCACCTCACCGACGAGCGCCGCGAACGTCCCCACCAGCGCGCCGGCGACGAGGGCGACGGCGGGTGAGACGGCCGCGGCGACCGCCCCGCCCGTCGCACTCCCCGCGAGGCCGACGACCGCGACGCCCGCCGGCAGCGCGACGTGGTAGGTCACGGGGAACGCGTCGGGGATGCGCTCGTCGTCGACGAGGACGAACGCGAGCGAGGCGACGGCCAGCCCGAACGCGAGGAGCGGCCGGCCGGTGAGGTAGGTGACGAGCGCCGCGAGGACGCCCGCGCCAACGCCGACGAGCGCGACGCGCACCCAGTCGGACTGCTCTGGGCGCCACGGTTCGACGACGAACCGCGAGAGGTGGGTCGACGCCAGTTCCTCGGCGTCCGGGGGCGAGGCGTCCTCGTCGCTCCGGGTCGGAGGCGGCCCGCGACGCTCGCCCCGGGCGTAGGGCCGCATGTCGAGGACACCCCCGCGGACGGTGCCGACCAGCGGGTAGCCGAAGGCGAGGCGGTGGAGGAACCCCGAGACGACGATGGAGAAGGCGAGCGGGTCCCAGGGGAGGCCGGGCCAGGGGAGGGTCCCGCCGACCGGGCCGAAGGTCCCGGCCGAGAGGCCGGTCAGCAGGAGGCCGACGACGCCGAACGCGCCACCGGCGACGAGGGCGTCGGCGCGGAGTCCCAGTGGGCGGGCCACGGCCTTCGCGTGGTGGTACGGGAACGGGTGGTCGAGGGAGCCCTTCCGGGCGGCGAAGGCGGCCGCCGCCGCCCCGCCGGCGAAGGCGACCTGCGGGCCGAGGAAGGGGCCGAGCCCCACGCTCGCGGTGAGACCGGTCGCTCCGAGCGCCACGGGACTCCCGGCCGTCGGGGGAGGCGCGCCCCCGAGGAGCTCCGCGAGTTCCCCGACGACGAGGGCGACGCCGGCGAGGGTGAGCGCCGGGAGCGCGCCGACGGCCGCGCCGAACGCGCCGCCCGCGAACGCGGCGACGACGACGACGAGGAGCCCGACGGGGTCAACCACGGTGCGACCCCTCCGCGGTACAGTCCATACGGGGGCGTCTCCGGGTGGCGTGTAAAGCCTTCCCCGTTCGAGAGGGCGGCCGCTCGGCGAGGGGATAACGTGAGAAGTGGGGAGGTGGTCGTCGAACGCGCTACAGGTCGCCGGCGACCTCCTGCAGGAACGCCCCGAGCAGGAGGTGCTGGCGGGCCGCGGCGGCGACGCGCTCGCGGGACAGGTCCGCGTCGTCGACGGCGTACTCCTTCGTGCGGACGAGTTCGCGGGTCTCCAGACAGCCGTCCTCCTCCAGGTCGTGGAGGCTGGGGTAGACCGTCCCCGGCGAGAACTCCGCACCGAACGCCGTCGCGAGCGTCTCCATCAGGCCCTTGCCGTGCGTGTTGTGGTCCTGCGTCGCCACCAGCGCCAGCAGCACCGCGTCGAGGTTCCCCTTGACGACCGACTCGTCGAGTTCGACCGCCTCTCCGGGGAAGAGTGCATCCGAGACGTCACCGAGCAGGTCCGTCGGCGACTCGATGTCTCCGGACCCACCGCCGCTACTCAGTTCGCGGTACAACATCTCGACGGTGACACTACTCTCCTTGTCCTCTCGGTCGATGCCCGGGGCGAATGCCATACTCGCGCAATGGGGTGTGCACATATAAACACTCGCTCGGGCTTCAGAATCTGAGCCGGCCGTTCCGCACCCCGTGAGCGCCTCTACCTCGCCTCTGTCTGTCGGTTTCACTTTCACTCCGGGTGGCTGACGTTCATAGTCCCGAGACACTTACGCAGTGTATGGCCATCGACACGATACACACCAGGCCGGACCGCCAGCGACGGACGCTCCCGGGGGCCGTCGACGTCTCCGACCTCCCCGCCGACCGCGTCCCGGAGATCGCCGCCGACGAGGAGGTCTACCTCGAGCGCCGCGGCGGGCGCACCTACCTCGTCCCCGCGAACTGACCGAGCCGAGTCGACCGGACCGTCGCGTTCTTCCCGCCGCCGCCCCACTCCCAGCGCGTGCAGGCCGTCGTCCCCGCCGCCGGCCGTGGCTCGCGCCTCGGCGCACTCACCGCCGACCGCCCGAAGCCGCTGGTCCCCGTCGGCGGCACGCCGCTCGTCGAACACGTCCTCGACGCGCTCGCTCCGGCCGTCTCCGAGTACGTCGTCGTGGTCGGCTACCGGGGTGACCGTCTCCGTTCGCACCTCGGCGACCGGTACGCGGATTGC includes the following:
- a CDS encoding universal stress protein; translation: MFETILVAVDGSERAERAADLAVGLGAEHGATVHGVYVVDTGLLGEPALSSAELSVDAVEDFGHEVLDDVASTAAERDVEFVTRVCHGIPKEEILDYAEEIDADLVVVGAFGNNPGHRTGSVAEHVVKNAPRRVLKV
- a CDS encoding RNA ligase partner protein, whose product is MPEHPLKQRFVLDTSLFLTDEIREDGESLADALERFLDLLAEAKLELNISCYIPPSVYEELTGMLADRSVPEATVSKLNTWLIKKHPDRYGVTVPADVVYEYIDEMTGRVNRGLRVSERAVRRAEDSMADAAEGDESPISAVDRVVSELRDEYRDALRGGILDSREDFDLLVLARELEAGVVTEDQGIVDWAEAFGLRYIRGRDFPTLLDEYLSASVDRRYPE
- a CDS encoding AMP phosphorylase, with translation MELHAEAIDLVTRSPTVVLNAADARELGVNPLDRVQVRWNGRSVVCIVEVTEELVPPGELGATERVGHLDGMVEVTLAPRPRSVQYVRKKLDGIELEPTEVRRIAEDITEDRLSDIELSAYVTAVYTRGFSSAETLALTEAMTGAGDRLSWDTDVVADKHSIGGVAGNRVTPVLVPIVVAAGVTVPKTSSRAITSPAGTADTMEVFCNVSFDADGIRRIVDEAGGCLVWGGGVDLSPADDRIIRAEYPLSLDPQGQLVASVLSKKRSAGSTHVVLDVPYGEDAKTGSLEEARELAEEFKKVADHLGLHLTCAITRGNAPIGRGIGPVLEARDVLAVLSGDGPEDLRQKSVRLAGLLLDACGVNADADELLESGAAERAFRDIVAAQGGDRDVSLADLTPGEHTHTLEARRPGVVSHVDNGLVSEVARRAGAPRDAGAGLELQRRLGEEVAEGDALLTVYAEHEEKLEEARGLLVGSEPIRVRPPGESVVEHL
- a CDS encoding cation-translocating P-type ATPase, which codes for MSDAAATTTDDQPTDAGTSTGTDWHALSVEETFDRLDSGADGLSAAEAATRRERYGPNELPAADGRSALSVLADQFRSVLVLVLVVAAALSAATGHVIDAVLIAGILVANGLFGFVQDYRAERALEALREMAALEATVSRPDGTERVDARELVPGDVVVLESGDSVPADARLVTAESLSAEEASLTGESVPVEKSTDPLDPETPLADRTDLVFRGTSVARGRARAVIVATGSDTELGGIATALRESSDEETPLQADLDQLGRRLAVGVFVVAAVVLPLLVLGGTDTVQAALTAVSLAVAAVPEGLPAVVTLTLALGVRRMAAENALVRRLPAVEALGAVDVVCTDKTGTITEGEMRVTEAWVPDETFELDDVAEDERLRGLLEAGALCNDATVEDGDPTERALVLAAEDVGMDVAALRERRPRTDERPFDADRRRMATVHGEDVYVKGGPGAVLDRATAYRGSDGDEPLDDATRDRVLEQVEAFSDRALRVLAVAEGSDPANPESSLTLLGLVGMLDPPREEVAEAIEDTKHAGVAVKMITGDHPGTAAAIAEQVGIGGEVLTGSEVDGMDDATLAERVESVDVFARVTPSGKVRLLEALQENGHAVAMTGDGVNDAPALRRADVGIGMGIRGTDVAREASDVVLLDDNYATIRNAVRRGRTIFDNVWKFVAYLLSANLAEVLLVLLASLAGYLILPAVQLLWINLLTDGLPALAIGADPASEDVMERPPRDTEKGVIDGGLLRVGGGVALTTTVVLLGLTFLTLDGAPTATEYAVTMVFTAFVVFEFTKLYVVRWARGTLPGTNRWLEVAVVVSFLLHLTVLYTPLSGPFGTVPLSLADWGLIGGALVLAVPGFVASAVLSRRWARDTGTAAQ
- a CDS encoding rubrerythrin-like domain-containing protein — translated: MRGIDPYTPELSTYECHDCGHRVTVSGHRGECPECTGEVRNIAVPRE
- a CDS encoding class I SAM-dependent methyltransferase translates to MGFHTFDAGHAERLEDEGRYRYVSVDELLALFDPSEDDVVADFGSGTGFYTDDVAPYVDTVHAVDVQEEMHAFYREKGAPDNVAFVTAEVADLPFDDDALDGAFTTMTFHEFATEESMAEVARVLAPGARFGVADWSANGRGEAGPPRDERYALADAEAMAEAAGLVVEHGSERRETFVASLRAE
- a CDS encoding YbhB/YbcL family Raf kinase inhibitor-like protein — protein: MVRRRSLLAALGTGGSLGLAGCADAGGPTTPDLLEFSLPTAAETVPTRYTCEADDGVGVSPPIEITSVPPPTEALALVFEYPNSVGGTFTHWVAWNLPADTDRVPEAVPTDSSPPELDGGVQGQNGTGRVGYVGPCPPPSEEPQRYWLTLYALRRELDVPAGSERDPVDDALETATLASKRLTTYFRRPLGSDDAGGTATRTPLE
- a CDS encoding HEWD family protein, yielding MTVEIVPPTERACTRCGRRDVWDAETENWVIETVDGERRVGRPHCVHEWDINGSYNPVRRTA
- the cutA gene encoding divalent-cation tolerance protein CutA; the encoded protein is MPTAYVTAPPEAAADIARTLVEERLAACVNRVDCDSTYRWEGEVHEEREVVLLCKTTDAGYDALAERVVDLHPYDVPCVERFEEDDVFAPFAAWRADVVGPE
- a CDS encoding PadR family transcriptional regulator, with product MAFAPGIDREDKESSVTVEMLYRELSSGGGSGDIESPTDLLGDVSDALFPGEAVELDESVVKGNLDAVLLALVATQDHNTHGKGLMETLATAFGAEFSPGTVYPSLHDLEEDGCLETRELVRTKEYAVDDADLSRERVAAAARQHLLLGAFLQEVAGDL